One segment of Anguilla anguilla isolate fAngAng1 chromosome 1, fAngAng1.pri, whole genome shotgun sequence DNA contains the following:
- the arhgap5 gene encoding rho GTPase-activating protein 5 gives MAKNKEPRPPTYAVSVVGLSGTEKEKGNCGVGKSCLCNRYVRPKADDYYLEHTSVLSTIDFGGRVVNNDHFLYWGDVQHRGDDGLECKIQVIEQTEFIDDQTFLPHRSTNLQPYTKRAAASKLQSAEKLMYICTDQLGLEQDFEQKQMPDGKLNIDGFVLCIDVSKGCNRKFDDQMKFVNSLYSQMSKSKKPIIIAATKCDECVEQYLRDLQAYASNKKNLLVVETSARYCINVDLCFQALTQQMDKTRGKPKTIPYLDAYKIQRQLVATVTDKFEKLIVQTVKDYHTTWKAVSNKLKNHPDYEDYINLEGTKKARNTFSKHIEQLKQEHIKKRRDEYFSNLPKILNNLLHNLEEIEKLSWSEAQNLLKSRAEFQFWFVDLEHTPWDETDHIDKVNDRRVPFDLLRTVEGERIYQNHVQHLISEKRRVEMKEKFKKTLERVHFISPGQPWEEVMCFVMEDEAYKYISETDRRDVYSRHQREIVERAKEEFQEMLFEHAELFYDLDLNATPSCDKMSEIHTVLNEEPRYRALQKLAPDRESLLLKHIGFVYHPTKETCLSGQSCVDMKVEQILANRLVQLDHGRSNLYHHSANIDKVNLCLLGREGLAQELANEIRAQSTDDEYTLDGKIYELELFPVDVNSPLLLTHSWASTFKPHGCFCVFSSIESLNFIGDCVGRIRAELSQYRRDRYAPPLPFILILANQRDSVCKNMPILRHQGQQLANKLQCTFVDIPSGTFPRKFNESQIKQALRGVLEGLKHNFDVMSPLPSIKDLSETDLRIVMCAMCGDPFSVDLILSPFLDSHSCSAGQPGQSNTLVLDKIIGDSRRRIQVTVLSYHSSIGIRKDELVHGYILVYSAKRKSSMAMLRAFLAEVQDVIPVQMVAITDSQADFFENDAIKELMTEGEHIATEITAKFTALYSLSQYHRQTEVFTPFFNEVLEKKLSIEGSFMFDSTREGTCASEDVFPQSPHCHSPAYPYYPDSEDDTEAPPPYSPIGDDVQLLPTPSERTKYRIDLEGNEYPIHSTPVGDHERNHKVPPPVRPKPVLPKPNVKKLDPNLLKTIEAGMRSTRRARGHGDDVEASDNYAEPADTLLKSKGFNDDIYAVPEDTPSRLKMRNSFGGVHGPHGDEENGFDRISKLQGGRRPSKYKHRSKTLFSKTKAYHRRAHSDVSDDESGPALQKKKKGRGHRGSEEDPLLSPVDPWKGGIDNPAITSDPEQDDKKTKKKKPPKTKEPKKPKSKGTKPLYPPTRRNWESNYFGVPLQNLVTPDQPIPLFIEKCVDYIERTGLTTEGLYRVSGNKTDQDNIQKQFDQDHSMDLIVMDVAVNAVAGALKAFFADLPDPLIPYSLNPELVEAAKIVDHIERLQVLKEIVLKFPAVNYEVFKYVITHLNRVSQHSKTTLMTADNLSICFWPTLMRPDFENKDTLSTTKLNQSVIESFIQQCHYFFHGGEIAEPSSAEGTPPPHAHSMVESLVPLQLPPPLQPQQIQHQLQPDPLV, from the exons ATGGCAAAGAACAAGGAACCCCGCCCCCCGACGTACGCTGTGAGCGTGGTGGGGCTCTCAGGGACTGAAAAGGAGAAGGGCAACTGTGGCGTGGGCAAATCGTGCCTGTGCAACAGGTACGTGCGTCCCAAGGCGGACGATTATTACCTGGAGCACACCTCCGTGTTGAGCACAATAGACTTTGGAGGGCGTGTGGTGAACAATGACCACTTCCTGTACTGGGGCGACGTGCAACACAGGGGCGACGATGGCCTGGAATGCAAAATCCAGGTCATCGAACAGACTGAATTTATCGATGATCAGACTTTCCTGCCCCATCGGAGCACAAATCTACAACCCTACACCAAACGGGCGGCGGCCTCTAAGCTGCAGTCCGCCGAGAAATTGATGTACATTTGCACAGACCAGCTGGGCTTGGAGCAGGACTTTGAACAGAAGCAGATGCCCGATGGGAAACTGAACATTGATGGCTTTGTCCTATGCATAGATGTCAGCAAGGGCTGCAATAGAAAATTTGATGACCAGATGAAATTTGTCAATAGCTTGTACTCACAAATGTCTAAGTCAAAAAAGCCCATCATCATTGCTGCCACAAAGTGTGACGAATGTGTGGAGCAGTATCTGAGGGACCTCCAGGCCTATGCGTCCAACAAAAAGAACTTGTTAGTGGTGGAGACATCTGCCAGGTACTGCATTAACGTGGACCTGTGCTTCCAAGCACTGACCCAGCAGATGGATAAAACGCGTGGCAAACCCAAAACCATTCCGTATTTGGATGCGTATAAGATTCAGAGACAGCTGGTGGCTACAGTCACGGACAAATTTGAGAAGCTCATTGTGCAGACGGTCAAAGATTATCACACAACCTGGAAAGCTGTGAGTAATAAGTTAAAAAACCACCCAGACTATGAGGACTACATCAACTTGGAAGGCACCAAGAAGGCCAGAAACACTTTCTCTAAGCACATAGAACAGCTGAAGCAGGAACATATCAAGAAAAGGAGAGACGAGTATTTTTCCAACCTGCCAAAAATTCTGAATAACTTGCTCCACAACCTGGAGGAAATCGAGAAGCTGAGCTGGTCTGAAGCTCAGAACCTTCTAAAGAGCAGAGCTGAGTTTCAGTTCTGGTTTGTAGATCTGGAGCACACCCCCTGGGACGAGACGGACCACATTGACAAAGTCAATGACCGAAGAGTGCCCTTTGATCTCCTGAGAACTGTTGAAGGCGAGAGGATTTATCAAAACCATGTCCAGCATTTGATCTCTGAGAAAAGGAGGGTGGAGATGAAGGAGAAGTTCAAGAAGACCCTGGAACGGGTGCATTTTATCAGCCCTGGTCAGCCCTGGGAAGAGGTCATGTGTTTTGTCATGGAGGATGAGGCCTACAAGTATATCAGCGAAACTGATCGCAGGGATGTTTACAGTCGGCACCAACGGGAAATAGTTGAAAGAGCCAAAGAGGAATTTCAGGAAATGCTTTTTGAGCATGCTGAGCTGTTTTATGACCTAGATTTGAATGCCACCCCCAGTTGTGACAAAATGAGTGAGATCCACACAGTGCTCAATGAGGAGCCCAGATACAGAGCCTTGCAGAAGCTGGCTCCTGATAGAGAGTCCCTCTTACTTAAGCACATTGGGTTTGTCTATCACCCCACTAAAGAGACCTGTCTTAGCGGCCAAAGCTGCGTGGACATGAAGGTGGAGCAGATTCTTGCTAACAGGCTGGTGCAGTTGGACCATGGCCGATCTAATCTGTACCACCATAGTGCCAACATTGATAAAGTCAATCTGTGTCTCCTGGGCAGAGAAGGTCTTGCACAGGAGCTGGCAAATGAGATCAGAGCGCAGTCAACAGATGACGAGTACACGCTGGATGGGAAAATCTACGAACTGGAACTCTTCCCCGTTGATGTCAATTCACCGTTGCTTTTGACCCATTCTTGGGCATCGACCTTCAAACCTCACGGTTGTTTCTGTGTCTTCAGCTCCATAGAGTCCCTAAATTTTATCGGTGATTGTGTGGGGAGGATCCGAGCTGAGCTTAGTCAATACAGGAGGGACAGATATGCCCCGCCCttgccatttattttaatcttagCTAACCAGAGAGACAGCGTTTGCAAAAACATGCCCATCTTGAGGCATCAGGGCCAACAGCTAGCTAATAAGCTACAGTGTACCTTTGTAGATATACCCTCGGGTACCTTTCCACGGAAGTTTAATGAATCCCAGATAAAACAGGCCCTTAGAGGAGTACTAGAGGGACTTAAGCACAACTTTGATGTAATGAGCCCTCTACCCTCCATCAAAGACTTGTCCGAGACTGACTTGAGGATTGTTATGTGTGCCATGTGTGGAGATCCATTCAGTGTGGACCTCATTTTGTCACCTTTCCTGGACTCCCATTCTTGCAGTGCTGGCCAGCCTGGTCAAAGCAATACTCTGGTCCTGGATAAGATCATTGGGGACAGCCGCCGGCGGATACAGGTCACGGTCCTCTCCTACCACTCATCGATTGGAATCAGGAAAGATGAGCTGGTCCATGGCTATATCCTTGTCTACTCAGCTAAGCGCAAGTCCTCCATGGCTATGTTGAGGGCCTTCTTGGCTGAGGTCCAGGACGTCATCCCGGTACAAATGGTAGCCATCACTGACAGCCAGGCTGACTTCTTTGAAAACGATGCCATCAAAGAGCTGATGACTGAGGGGGAGCACATTGCCACAGAGATCACAGCCaaattcacagcactgtattcACTATCCCAGTACCACCGACAGACAGAGGTATTCACACCATTTTTCAATGAAGTTTTGGAAAAGAAGCTGAGTATTGAAGGCTCCTTCATGTTTGACAGCACCCGTGAGGGCACTTGTGCTAGTGAAGATGTCTTCCCACAGTCTCCTCACTGCCACTCGCCTGCCTACCCATATTACCCTGACTCGGAGGATGACACAGAGGCCCCGCCTCCCTATAGTCCTATTGGTGATGACGTGCAGCTTCTGCCCACACCGAGCGAACGCACAAAGTACCGGATTGATCTGGAAGGGAATGAGTACCCCATCCACAGCACACCAGTGGGTGACCACGAGCGGAACCACAAAGTGCCGCCTCCCGTCAGGCCCAAACCTGTTCTCCCCAAGCCCAATGTGAAAAAGCTTGACCCCAACCTACTGAAGACTATCGAGGCGGGCATGAGGAGCACCCGAAGGGCACGTGGCCATGGTGATGACGTGGAGGCCTCCGACAACTACGCCGAACCGGCCGACACACTCCTCAAGTCTAAGGGCTTCAACGATGACATTTACGCAGTCCCGGAGGACACCCCAAGCCGCCTCAAGATGCGCAACTCGTTTGGTGGGGTGCACGGTCCGCACGGGGACGAGGAGAATGGCTTTGATCGCATATCCAAGTTGCAGGGAGGCAGGAGGCCATCAAAATACAAGCACCGCTCCAAGACCCTCTTCAGCAAGACTAAAGCTTACCACCGGCGGGCCCACTCGGACGTGAGCGATGATGAGTCAGGTCCTGCActacagaagaaaaagaagggcAGAGGCCACCGGGGCAGTGAGGAAGATCCCCTGCTGTCCCCTGTCGACCCCTGGAAGGGAGGGATAGACAACCCCGCCATCACTTCTGATCCCGAGCAGGACGAcaagaagacgaagaagaagaagccacCAAAGACAAAGGAACCCAAAAAG CCAAAATCAAAGGGCACCAAGCCGTTATACCCGCCCACCCGCAGGAACTGGGAGAGCAACTATTTTGGGGTGCCGCTGCAGAACCTGGTCACACCCGACCAGCCCATTCCGCTATTCATCGAGAAGTGCGTGGACTACATCGAACGCACAG GGCTGACAACAGAGGGCTTATATCGCGTGAGCGGGAACAAAACGGATCAAGACAACATTCAGAAGCAGTTTGATCAAG ACCACAGCATGGATCTGATCGTCATGGACGTGGCGGTCAACGCCGTGGCGGGCGCTCTCAAGGCCTTCTTCGCCGACCTCCCCGACCCCCTCATCCCCTACAGCCTGAACCCGGAGCTAGTGGAGGCAGCAA AAATTGTGGACCACATAGAGCGACTGCAAGTGCTGAAGGAAATCGTGCTGAAGTTCCCCGCGGTGAACTACGAAGTTTTCAAATATGTCATTACTCATCTTAACAG